Proteins encoded within one genomic window of Macrobrachium nipponense isolate FS-2020 chromosome 8, ASM1510439v2, whole genome shotgun sequence:
- the LOC135222657 gene encoding uncharacterized protein LOC135222657 — translation MPRRGPLSTIRTMPSVIVLVVVVGALRAACGLPLDNDFSSRIFMPGDIPLMFDVGASSNGPTPTSGNPSANNRRNIGPPITNKTTETVVKGVNCGPKYGTAVYNGTCQRLLTQSSCQQGEWLVRKKDSNEGECVARNCSKGQLYFEKKCVNISDRTICSRGQMLYVDLTGRVHCDCEPNYFYDPFQGQCFAQHERGSCGFGQYLEVTNSGRVACVANPCQMEGFLRNNVNGRCYRKQYPGICAHPFSIHFSDEDMTVHCIAKSPHTIFDLPTMKACPQGSLRDFSGDCREDYRVAVENMYPSSFGTCMNGFVMDPTGNCRKANKLFR, via the coding sequence ATGCCTCGAAGGGGTCCACTATCAACCATCAGAACCATGCCTTCTGTCATAGTACTCGTAGTGGTTGTTGGTGCCCTGCGGGCAGCTTGTGGTTTACCCTTGGACAACGACTTCAGCTCGAGGATCTTCATGCCCGGAGACATCCCTCTGATGTTCGATGTCGGGGCTAGTTCAAATGGGCCGACGCCTACAAGCGGCAACCCATCGGCCAACAATCGTCGAAATATCGGACCCCCCATCACAAACAAGACGACAGAGACCGTAGTGAAAGGAGTGAACTGTGGTCCCAAATATGGCACCGCCGTTTATAACGGTACCTGTCAGCGCCTCCTGACGCAGTCCTCGTGCCAGCAGGGCGAATGGCTCGTCAGGAAAAAGGACAGCAACGAAGGGGAATGCGTAGCGAGGAATTGCTCCAAAGGACAACTGTACTTCGAGAAGAAATGCGTCAATATCAGTGACAGGACAATTTGCAGTCGAGGTCAAATGCTATACGTAGACCTGACGGGCCGTGTGCATTGTGACTGTGAGCCTAATTATTTCTACGACCCCTTCCAGGGGCAGTGCTTCGCTCAGCACGAACGAGGCTCTTGCGGCTTCGGGCAATACCTCGAGGTGACAAACAGCGGCCGAGTTGCGTGCGTTGCCAACCCCTGCCAGATGGAAGGCTTCTTACGTAATAACGTCAACGGAAGGTGCTACAGAAAACAGTACCCGGGGATTTGCGCCCATCCATTCTCCATCCACTTCTCGGATGAGGACATGACAGTTCACTGCATCGCCAAGTCCCCTCACACCATCTTCGACCTTCCGACCATGAAAGCTTGTCCCCAAGGTTCCCTTCGAGATTTTTCGGGAGATTGCCGAGAGGACTACAGGGTGGCCGTGGAGAACATGTatccttcttccttcgggacaTGTATGAATGGCTTCGTCATGGATCCGACGGGCAACTGCCGAAAAGCCAACAAGCTCTTCAGGTGA